The proteins below are encoded in one region of Phaseolus vulgaris cultivar G19833 chromosome 1, P. vulgaris v2.0, whole genome shotgun sequence:
- the LOC137813780 gene encoding uncharacterized protein, whose translation MYMHDGVDSSEHGSESSRHSSPSRSPSESESESPHEGDLLVIRHMLGQVLKPFDETQRENIFHSRCLINDRVCSLIVDGGSCANVASTRVVDKLGLPTISHAKPYKLQWLSEVGEIVVNKQVLITFSIGKYKDEVLCDVVPMEATHILLGRPWQFDRKNFHDGFTNKISFNFHGHKVILKSLSPKEVHEDQVKMREKREKENDKKNSKRSLLMSTQQVTKVIVTQKPIFLAIPRTIECESAKDSPTCLDNLVKEYEDMFHDPPKGLPPLRGIEHQIDFMLGVSLPNSPAYRTNPKETKRENEKTNEVHAKPSHNTFSTNSILLTRATPTRSTEFVDEFSPTWGV comes from the exons atgtatatgcatgatggggtagatagtagtgagcatgggtccgaatcttctagacattcctcaccttctagatccccaagtgagagtgaaagtgaaagcccacatgagggtgacctattagtaataagacacatgcttggacaagtgttaaaaccttttgatgaaactcaaagagaaaatatttttcattcaaggtgtcttattaatgatagagtttgctctttgattgtggatggggggagttgtgcaaatgtggcaagcacaagagtggtagacaaacttggattgcctaccatctctcatgccaagccctacaagttacaatggttgagtgaggtaggtgagatagtggtgaacaaacaagtcctcattacattttccattggcaaatataaagatgaggtcttgtgtgatgttgttccaatggaagctactcatatccttttaggtaggccatggcaatttgatagaaaaaattttcatgatggctttaccaacaaaatttcttttaacttccatggacacaaagtcattctcaagtctctctctccaaaggaggtacatgaggaccaagttaaaatgagagaaaagagagagaaagaaaatgataaaaaaaattccaagagaagccttctcatgtccacacaacaagttacaaaggtaatagttactcaaaagcctatttttttagctattcctaggactattgaatgtgagtcggctaaggatagtcccacatgtttggacaatttggtaaaagaatatgaagatatgtttcacgatcctcctaaaggcttaccacctctaagagggattgaacaccaaatagacttcatgctcggggtttctttaccaaatagccctgcatataggaccaatcccaaagaaactaaaagagaaaatgaaaaaacaaatgaagtaCATGCTAAACCGAGTCAtaataccttctcaactaattcaattttgttgactcgtgctacgcctacaag gagtactgaattcgtggacgaattctctccaacttggggagtatga